The window GGTGCGGGCGACGAGCACCAGGCGGAAGCCGTCGCGGTGCAGCCGCCGCGCGAACGCGGCGCCGATGCCGGCGGTCGCGCCGGTGACGAGTGCGGTCGGCATGCCGGGACCGTACCGGGCGGTCGTCAGTTGACGTCGAACTCGTTGCCCTCGGGGTCGCGCATCCCGACCGCGTAGTGGTCGAGGCCCTCGTCGTCCAGCGGGCCGGCGACGGTCGCGCCGAGGCCGGCCAGCCGCCGCACCTCCGCGTCCACCCGCTGCGCCCGGACCGCCAGTGGGAGCGAACGGTCGCCGCTCGCGTGGACGTCGAGGTGCAGCCGGTTCTTCACCGCCTTGACGTCCGGCACCACCTGGAACCAGATCCGCGGGCCGTGCCCGTCCGGGTCGACGATCGAGTCCGCGCCGCCGCCGAGCTCGGCCTCCGGCAGACCGATGTCGCGCCGCCAGTCGTCCCAGGTGGCGAAGCCGGGCGGGGGTGGTTCGAGCAAGTAGCCGAGCGCGGCGGCCCAGAAGCGGGCGAGGCGGTCGGGGTCGGCGCAGTCGACGACGAGCTGGAAGCGGACCGCCATCGGCCCCTCCGTCCGGTCGGCCGTGCTGGCGCCCCCGGCAGGATTCGAACCTGCGCACCCGCCTCCGGAGGGCGGTGCTCTATCCCCTGAGCTACGGGGGCCCGGGTCCCGGCGATGCTACCGGATGCCGCGTTCGGTAGCGTTCGGCCCGAGACGGCAGGGAGGCGGTCGGATGGCGGGCGAGCGGGTCCTCGTCGTGGACGACGATGCCGTGATCCGGCAGCTCATCTGCGTCAACCTCGAGCTCGAGGGCTACGAGGTGCACACCGCGGAGGACGGCCAGGACGCGCTGGAGAAGATCCGGTCCGTCGACCCGGCCGTCGTGACCCTGGACATCATGATGCCCCGGCTCGACGGCTGGGAGACCGCCGCCCGGCTGCGCAACGACCCGGACACCGCGCACGTGAAGGTGATCCTGCTCAGCGCCCGGGCGCAGGAGGCGGACCTGCGGCGCGGCCACGGGATCGGCGTGGACGCCTACCTCACCAAGCCGTTCGACCCGGACGACCTCGTGGAGGCGGTCCGGCGGCTCGCCGAGGGCCAGTAAACCGAGTCCGGTTCGAGACAGGAGTCGCGGCAGCGTGCGGCGAAGGGGACGAAACGCCCGTACTACGCACGGAGGACCGATGACCCGCCGCCTGTCCCTGCGCGCCCGCGCCTTCGCGGCCGCCCTCGCGCTCGTTCCCGCCGGCTTCGCCGGTGTGTTCGGCCAGGGCGCCGACGCCACGGCGCCGAAGCCGGCCAAGCAGGGGCCCGAGATCTTCGGGGACCTCTTCCCGGCGAACCCGGCCACCCAGCTCCTCAAGCAGCCGGACGGCACGACGTTCGCCGCCACGCTGACCAACGGCGAGATCGGCGGCGCGTTCGAGACGCCCGAGGGCTACACCGTGGTCCGCGGCAAGGACCGGGTGTGGCGCTACGCCACCGGCCGCGACGCGAAGGGCAACCTGCTCGCGTCGTCGGTGGTCGCGCGTTCCGGCCGGGTGCCGAACGGCGTCAAGCCGCACGCGGGCCGCACGAAGAACATCTGGGACGACGGCCACGGCGGCGACGTGCGCGCGCAGACGTTCCGCGCGCTGCAGATCGCGTCGCGCAAGGCGCAGGACCAGGCGCGGGCGAAGGGCGAGCCGCGCGTCTTCCGGTTCCCGGCGCTGATGCTGGCCACCTGGTACGACGAGGACACCCAGACCGAGCCGCAGTTCCAGGACGGCACCGACACCCCCGAGTACTTCAAGAAGATCCTCGACGGCTTCGGCGGCAACCCGGAGGGGACGCTGACGGAGTTCTACTTCGAGGACTCGTTCGGCCAGTTCCTCGTGCAGGTCGACGTGTTCGGCCCGTACACGTCGGAGCGGTCGCGGGAGGATCCGTGCTACTACGGCGGCATCGGCCAGACCGAGGACGACGGTGACCTCGACCTGCTCGACACGCAGCTCGGCGTCGGCGGCGGCGGCGCGATCGGCATGGCGATCGAGGCGTTCCCGCAGGCCGACCCGACGGTGAACTTCGGCCCGTACGACAACGACAACGACGGCGAGGTCGACTTCACCGCGATCATCCACTCGGGCGCGGACATGGCCGTCACCGGCAACCCGTGCAACACGTGGTCGCACGCGACGACGGTCAACCTGGCCGGGCCGATCATCGAGGGCCTGGTCGGCCTCGACAAGAACAAGATCAAGGCCGGGCTCCAGTCGACGGACGTCAACGGCGAGGGCATGCCGGTGCACATCAACCGCGTGTTCACGATGCCGGAGTTCGCCAGCCCGACCGGCCCGCTGACGATCGGCGTCGCGACGCACGAGATGAGCCACGCGCTCGGCGAGCCCGACTACTACGACACCACCAGCCAGTCGCAGGGCAACGGCGACTGGGACATCATGGCCGGCGGCTCGTACCTCGGTAACCCGTCGGGCAGCAACCCGGCGCTGCACAACCCGGCGACCCGCGTCTTCCAGGGCTTCCTCCAGCCGACGATCGTGCACGACACGAAGAAGGCCGCGACGCTCAAGCCGCGCAACCAGCTCCCGTTCCCCGGCTACACGACCGACTCGCCTGACCCGAACCTCCTCCTCGTGCCGCTCTACGAGATCGAGCCGGGGGAGGAGGACAGCACCGGGTACACGTGGACCGAGAACGACGTCTACGGCCTGGCGAAGGACCCGCAGACCGGCAAGTACGTGGTCGAGGGCTACTACCTCGAGAACATCAACCGGATGTGGCACACGGCACCGACCTACGCGGACTTCTCGCGCGGCGGCTACTTCGACCGCAAGGTGCACCAGTCCGGCCTGATGATCTGGCACTTCGACTACTGGCTGCGCTCCAACGTCTACTTCAACAGCAACAACGCGCAGAGCTTCGCGAACCGCCCGCAGATGGACCCGCTGGAGTTCGACCGCAACGACAACACGCAGGAGCTCCAGCTCAACTACTCCCGCGGCAACGTCGGTGACCTCGTCGTCGGCGCGGCCGGCGGCATCTCGTCCGGCACCCGCAAGATCCAGCCGAACCTCGTGGTGCTGACCGGTGACCCGCAGGACCCGATCGAGTTCACCGGCGTGGTCGCGGCCGGCGGCGACAACCCGTTCACCGTCGAGAACAACCCGAACAACTACCGGATGACCGTCACCGCGGTGAGCAAGACGACGCCCGGCGACTGCAAGCTCCAGCTCTTCTACAACGGCGAGGCGTACGGCAAGGAGTCCGACTCCGGCAGCGTCGGCGACCCCGAGACGATCGTCGTCTCGAAGCCGAAGCCGGGTAACTGGAGCGCCAAGGTCAGCGACTTCGCCGGCTGCCTCGACTACGAGGGCAGCGTGACGTTCAGCAACGGCTCGGACGAGCTGCCGACGAAGGGCGCGGCCGACACCTGGTCGAACTGGAGCAAGGAGCCGACCGGCTGGGCGTTCACGAACGTCGGCCCGGCCGACGTCGACGGCATCGCGCAGAGCACCGACTCGAACGGCACCGAGAACATCACGCTCGACCTGATGCACTACGGCGGCGGCGACGTCGACGTGGCCCCCGGCTTCGTCGAGGGCGCCCTGAACGCCAACGGCGGCGCCGGGCCGTTCAACGTCGGCGCGGCGAACGCGATGAGCGTGCCGGTGTTCAACCACGGCGGGAAGGGCGCGGGCACGTTCCGCGTCGACGTCCGCCTCGGTGCCGCCGACGGCCCGGTCGTCGCGACGAAGAACGTCAGCCTCAACGGCTACGAGCGCAAGGACGTGGCGTTCACGCTCACGCCGAAGCAGGAGGGCTGGACCGACGTCTACGTCACCGTCGACGGCGGCCGCGCGCTCACCGAGGGCTCGGAGACGAACAACACGCAGAAGACGACGCTGTGGGCCGGCCCGGCCAACCCGCGCGTCGCGGTCGTGGACGACGACGCCGAGCTGACCAGCGAGATGTCGACCATCGGCGCGCTGGCGGCGCTCGGCGTGCCGTACGCGGTGCTGCGCGAGCACCCGACGGGCGCGCAGCTCAAGCAGTACCAGGCGGTGATCTGGGAGGCGGGCGTCGACCGGCTCAACGGCCAGTTCAACCTCGCCGACCGCACCGCGCTGCGCGAGTACCTCAACGCCGGCGGCAAGCTGCTCGTCCAGAGCAACCGCGTCGCCTCCGCGCTCGGCACCGCCCAGCAGGGCGAGAACGCCGACAGCGTGGACTTCCTGAAGAACTACCTCGGTGGCACCTACGGCGGCTCGGACGACACCGTGTCGCGCGAGCGGCCGTCGGACATCAAGGGCACCGGCCACGTCCTCGGCGACGTGGCGGGCGAGATCGTGCCGTTCGCGGCGCGGCAGTTCTTCGAGACGATCGTCCCGGCCGCGGCCGAGGACGTGTTCGGCACGGTGCAGTCCGAGCTGACCATCAACGACGTCAAGGACGGCCACTTCCTCGGCGTCTCCGTCGACGGCGACTCGGCGCACAAGGGCTTCAAGACGATCACGCTCGGCTACAACTTCGCGCAGCACGCGACCGCCGACACCAGCGTGTCGATCGTGCGGTCGGCGCTGAGCCACTTCGGCGTCGCGATGGGCACCTACACCGTCAAGACGCCGCAGCCGGTCGTCTACCACTCGGCGATCCGCGACCAGGTCAGCGGCCGGGAGACGCCGATCACGGCGATCTCGCTCGGCGGCCCGGCCGGCTCGCCGATGACGCTGAACTACCGGCGCCACAACCTCGGCGGCTTCTACGTCCAGAAGATGACCGGCGGCAACGAGCCGGGCGTGTTCAACGGGCAGATCCCGCGGTTCGCGGCGACGCCGGACGGCATCGACTACTACCTCAAGGCCGGCACGGCCTCGACGTACGAGCCGCGCGGCGCGGGGCTCGGGCGGCTGACGTTCGGCATCGGCGTGCAGCTCCCCGAGATCTCGGACGCGCTGCCGATCCTGCCCGGCGGCCTGACCCGCATCCCGGACAAGCCGACGAAGCCGGAGAACCCGCCGACCAGGCCGACCCGTCCGACGAAGCCGACCGAGCCGACGATCCCCACCACCGGCCTGCCGGGCGCGCTGCCGCTCGTCGCGCTGGTGCTGGCCGGCTCCGCGGTCGTCGTGCGGCGGCGGTACGTCAACCGGTAGGGCCTCGCCCCTGGGCTTTCGATAGCCTCTGCCCGTGACCCCGGCAGAGCTGTCCGCCCTCGTCGTCGCCGCCGTCCGGCGTGCCGTCGACGACGGCGAGCTGGCCGTCGCCGTGCCGGGGACGGCCACGGTCGAGCGGCCGAAGCAGCGCGACCACGGGGACTACGCGACCAACGTCGCGCTCCAGCTCGCCAAGCCGGCGGGCCGGCCGCCGCGCGACGTGGCGGCGTTGCTCGCGCGGCACCTGTCGGCGGCCGACGGCATCGCGGGCGTCGAGGTCGCGGGCCCCGGCTTCCTCAACATCACCCTCGCCGACGACGCGCTCGGCCGCCTCGCCGGCACGATCGTCGCGGCCGGTCCGGCGTACGGCCGCACCGACGCGGGCGCCGGGCGCCGGGTCAACCTGGAGTTCGTCAGCGCCAACCCCACCGGCCCGATGCACGTCGGCCACGCCCGCTGGGCGGCCTGCGGCGACGCCTTGGGGCGGCTGCTGGAGGCGACCGGCCACGCGGTGACCCGCGAGTTCTACGTCAACGACGCCGGCGCGCAGACCGACCGCCTCGCCACGAGCCTGCTCTCCCGGGCGCGCGGCGAGGAGGTGGCGGACGACGGCTACCACGGCGACTACGTCGCGGAGACCGCGCGGGCGATCCTGCGCGAGCACCCGGACCTCCTGGACCGCCCGGAGGACGAGGCGTTGCGCGTCCTCAAGGAGCGCGGGCTGGCGATCCTGCTCGGGGAGATCCAGCGGTCGCTGCGGGAGTTCGGCGTGGAGTTCGACGTGTGGGCGTCGGAGAAGGCGCTGCACGACTCCGGCGAGATCCGGAAGGCGATCGAGCGCTTCCGGGCACAGGGCCGCGTCTACGACGAGGGCGGGGCGGTCTGGCTGCGCACCACCGACTTCGGCGACGACAAGGACCGGGTGCTGGTGCGCTCGGACGGGACGCCGACGTACTTCGCCGCGGACTGCGCGTACTACCTGGACAAGCGCGAGCGCGGCGCCGACAAGATCGTGATCCAGGTCGGCGCCGACCACCACGGCTACACCGGTCGGATGAAGGCCATGGTCGCCTGCTACGGCGACGACCCCGACCGCGACTTCCACCTGCTCATCGGCCAGCTCGTCAAGGTGATCCGCGACGGCCAGGTCGTGAAGATGAGCAAGCGGGCCGGCACCTACGTCGACTTCGACTCGGTGGTCGAGGCGGTCGGCGTCGACGCGGCGCGGTACTCGCTGGTCCGGCAGAGCATGGACAGCGACCTCACCCTCGACGTCGACCTGGTGACCCGGCACGACCCGGAGAACCCGGTCTTCTACGTCCAGTACGCGCACGCGCGGATCGCGTCGCTGCTGCGCAACGCGCGCGACCTCGGCGTCGAGCGCGGCGACTCCTACGATGCGTCGCTGCTCACCCACGAGCGGGAGAGCGACCTGCTGCGGGCGCTGGGGGAGTTCCCGCGGATCGTGCTGTCGGCGACCGAGCTGGACGCGCCGCACCGCGTCGCGCGGTACCTCGAGGAGCTGGCCGGGGTCTACCACCGGTTCTACGACGCCTGCCGCGTG is drawn from Mycobacteriales bacterium and contains these coding sequences:
- a CDS encoding VOC family protein, whose amino-acid sequence is MAVRFQLVVDCADPDRLARFWAAALGYLLEPPPPGFATWDDWRRDIGLPEAELGGGADSIVDPDGHGPRIWFQVVPDVKAVKNRLHLDVHASGDRSLPLAVRAQRVDAEVRRLAGLGATVAGPLDDEGLDHYAVGMRDPEGNEFDVN
- a CDS encoding response regulator, with protein sequence MAGERVLVVDDDAVIRQLICVNLELEGYEVHTAEDGQDALEKIRSVDPAVVTLDIMMPRLDGWETAARLRNDPDTAHVKVILLSARAQEADLRRGHGIGVDAYLTKPFDPDDLVEAVRRLAEGQ
- a CDS encoding immune inhibitor A domain-containing protein, whose amino-acid sequence is MTRRLSLRARAFAAALALVPAGFAGVFGQGADATAPKPAKQGPEIFGDLFPANPATQLLKQPDGTTFAATLTNGEIGGAFETPEGYTVVRGKDRVWRYATGRDAKGNLLASSVVARSGRVPNGVKPHAGRTKNIWDDGHGGDVRAQTFRALQIASRKAQDQARAKGEPRVFRFPALMLATWYDEDTQTEPQFQDGTDTPEYFKKILDGFGGNPEGTLTEFYFEDSFGQFLVQVDVFGPYTSERSREDPCYYGGIGQTEDDGDLDLLDTQLGVGGGGAIGMAIEAFPQADPTVNFGPYDNDNDGEVDFTAIIHSGADMAVTGNPCNTWSHATTVNLAGPIIEGLVGLDKNKIKAGLQSTDVNGEGMPVHINRVFTMPEFASPTGPLTIGVATHEMSHALGEPDYYDTTSQSQGNGDWDIMAGGSYLGNPSGSNPALHNPATRVFQGFLQPTIVHDTKKAATLKPRNQLPFPGYTTDSPDPNLLLVPLYEIEPGEEDSTGYTWTENDVYGLAKDPQTGKYVVEGYYLENINRMWHTAPTYADFSRGGYFDRKVHQSGLMIWHFDYWLRSNVYFNSNNAQSFANRPQMDPLEFDRNDNTQELQLNYSRGNVGDLVVGAAGGISSGTRKIQPNLVVLTGDPQDPIEFTGVVAAGGDNPFTVENNPNNYRMTVTAVSKTTPGDCKLQLFYNGEAYGKESDSGSVGDPETIVVSKPKPGNWSAKVSDFAGCLDYEGSVTFSNGSDELPTKGAADTWSNWSKEPTGWAFTNVGPADVDGIAQSTDSNGTENITLDLMHYGGGDVDVAPGFVEGALNANGGAGPFNVGAANAMSVPVFNHGGKGAGTFRVDVRLGAADGPVVATKNVSLNGYERKDVAFTLTPKQEGWTDVYVTVDGGRALTEGSETNNTQKTTLWAGPANPRVAVVDDDAELTSEMSTIGALAALGVPYAVLREHPTGAQLKQYQAVIWEAGVDRLNGQFNLADRTALREYLNAGGKLLVQSNRVASALGTAQQGENADSVDFLKNYLGGTYGGSDDTVSRERPSDIKGTGHVLGDVAGEIVPFAARQFFETIVPAAAEDVFGTVQSELTINDVKDGHFLGVSVDGDSAHKGFKTITLGYNFAQHATADTSVSIVRSALSHFGVAMGTYTVKTPQPVVYHSAIRDQVSGRETPITAISLGGPAGSPMTLNYRRHNLGGFYVQKMTGGNEPGVFNGQIPRFAATPDGIDYYLKAGTASTYEPRGAGLGRLTFGIGVQLPEISDALPILPGGLTRIPDKPTKPENPPTRPTRPTKPTEPTIPTTGLPGALPLVALVLAGSAVVVRRRYVNR
- the argS gene encoding arginine--tRNA ligase, which codes for MTPAELSALVVAAVRRAVDDGELAVAVPGTATVERPKQRDHGDYATNVALQLAKPAGRPPRDVAALLARHLSAADGIAGVEVAGPGFLNITLADDALGRLAGTIVAAGPAYGRTDAGAGRRVNLEFVSANPTGPMHVGHARWAACGDALGRLLEATGHAVTREFYVNDAGAQTDRLATSLLSRARGEEVADDGYHGDYVAETARAILREHPDLLDRPEDEALRVLKERGLAILLGEIQRSLREFGVEFDVWASEKALHDSGEIRKAIERFRAQGRVYDEGGAVWLRTTDFGDDKDRVLVRSDGTPTYFAADCAYYLDKRERGADKIVIQVGADHHGYTGRMKAMVACYGDDPDRDFHLLIGQLVKVIRDGQVVKMSKRAGTYVDFDSVVEAVGVDAARYSLVRQSMDSDLTLDVDLVTRHDPENPVFYVQYAHARIASLLRNARDLGVERGDSYDASLLTHERESDLLRALGEFPRIVLSATELDAPHRVARYLEELAGVYHRFYDACRVLPGETGPEPAVTVARLWLCEATRTVLANGLALLGVTAPERM